CGCTGCCGATCAAGGCGCGGACGCTCGTGGCGGCGAAGACGACCGTGATCATGGCGAACGTCTACGTGACGGCCCTGCTCGCGACGGCGCCGATCGCCTTCGGCTATTTCGCGTTCGCCGCGCCGGGGATCGCGGGCATCCTCCTCTTCCTCCCGTCCTTCCTCGCGGCGCCGCTCCTCCCCGCGGTTGCGGCCGCGCTGCTCGCGCTCGGGATCCACGCCGTCACCGACCGGCTGCCCAAGAGCCGCACCCTGAACACGATCCTGATGTTCGCATTCTTCCTCGGCATCATGATGTCGTCGTTCTCCTTCACCGGTGCGGGCGAGGAGAATCCGCTGCTCGCGCAGAGCGCGGTGATCGCCGCGATGGGGGCCAGGTTCTGGCCGATGGGATGGTTCGCGGCCGCCGTCCACGAAGGCAGCCTCGCCGGCTTCGCGCTGCTGTTCGCGACCGGGGCGGTCCCCTTCGCGGGCTTCGTCGTCCTGCTCTCCCGATCGATCCTGAAAACCAACGCCCGTTCCCGGAACGACCTCGGGACGCGGCGCCGGAAAGCCCTCGAGTATCGTTCCGGTTCTGCCTTCAAGGCGATGCTCGCGAAGGAATGGCGGACGTTCGTCGGCATCCAGATGTACGTCTTCAACGCCGGCTTCGGTCCCGTCATCCTCGTCGTCGCCTCCGTCGCCTCGCTGTTCTTCGCCGACAAGGTGATGGCGTTTCTGACCGACATGACCGAAGGCGCGGTGATCCCGACCAACTTCATGATCTTCGGGTTCATCGCATTCGCGGTCGGGATGGTGTACACCTCGGCCGTGTCGCTCTCGATCGAGGGGAAGCGGCTCTGGATCGTCAAGAGCCTGCCGGTCTCGCCGTCGACTGTCATCGACGCGAAACTCTGGTTCAACGTCCTCCTCGGGTCGATCCCCGGCGTCTTCGCGCTCGTCCTGTTCGCGATCTCCTTCGCGATTCCGCCGCTCGATGCGGCAGCGATGGCCGCGGGCGTCCTCGCGTTCTCGTTCCTCACCTCCGCGATCGGGTCGATCGTCAACCTGCGGTTCCCGAAATTCCAGTTCCACCACGAGGTCGAGGTCGTCAAGCAGAGCCTCGGCGCACTGATCGGCGTCTTCGGCGGCTTCGGCGTCGCGATCGCCGCTGGCTTCGCGATCTACGGTCTCGGCAGGGTGATGCCGTGGCAGGCCGCCGTCGTCGTCGTCGCCCTGCTCGCGGCCGGCATCGGCTATGCGCTCCGACTGCGGGCGCTCCGCCTGGCGGAAAACCTTTTCATTCGCTACAACGCGTGAGCGCGTGATGAAACCTTTTCAAAATGCGCCGAATGATTTGTGTTTGCATCGAGAAAATGATATAATTCACCATGGAAAAAATCGATTAAAGAAAGGATAGACAATGACAAAATACGTTTATTTGTTCCAGGAAGGCCAGGCATCGATGCGCAACCTTCTCGGCGGCAAGGGCGCGAACCTCGCCGAAATGACGAACCTCGGCATGCCCGTGCCGTACGGCTTCACCGTCACGACCGAAGCCTGCACGCGGTACTACCAGGATGGCCGCGCGATCGTTCCGGAGATCGAGCAGGAAATCAACGACAACCTCCACAAGATCGAGAAGATGGCGGGCAAGACCTTCGGCGACAACGCCAACCCGTTCCTCGTCTCCGTCCGTTCGGGCGCCCGCGCCTCGATGCCCGGCATGATGGACACCATCCTCAACCTCGGTCTGAACGACGTCGCCGTCGAAGGCCTCGCCAAGCAGACCGGCAACCCGCGGTTCGCCTACGACTCCTACCGCCGCTTCATCCAGATGTTCTCCGACGTCGTCATGGAGGTCGAGAAGCATCACTTCGACGCGATCCTCGAAGCGAAGAAACACGAGATGAACGTCAAGCAGGACACCGAGCTCACCGCCGAGGACCTCAAGGCGATCGTCAAGGCCTATAAGGCGAAGTACCTCGCGATCAAGGGCGAACCCTTCCCGCAGGATCCGAAGGTCCAGCTGATCGAGGCCGTCAAGGCCGTGTTCCGCTCGTGGGACAACCCGCGCGCCAATACCTACCGCCGCCTCAACAACATCCCGTACGAGTGGGGCACCGCCGTCAACGTCCAGTCGATGGTCTTCGGCAACATGGGCGACGACTCCGGCACCGGCGTCGCCTTCAGCCGCAACCCGGCGAACGGCGAGAACGTCCTCTACGGCGAATACCTCTTCAACGCCCAGGGCGAAGACGTGGTCGCGGGCATCCGCACCCCGAAGCCGATCTCCGAGCTGAAGAAGGACAATCCGCGCCTCTACGACGAGTTCTTCGCGATCGCGAAGAAACTCGAGAACCACTACAAGGACATGCAGGACATGGAGTTCACGATCGAGCGGGGCAAGCTCTTCATGCTCCAGACGAGAAACGGCAAGCGCACCGCGCAGGCCGCCCTCAAGATCGCGATCGACCTCGTCAAGGAAGGGATGCTCGACGAGAAGCAGGCCCTCCTCAAGGTCGAACCGAGCCAGCTCGACAGCCTCCTGCACCCGCAGTTCGACCCCGCCGCCCTCAAGAAGGCGCAGGTCATCGCCACTGGTCTGAACGCCTCCCCGGGCGCCGCGACCGGCCGCATCGCCTTCACCGCCGAGCGCGCCGCCGAGCTCAAGAAGCTCGACAACCGGCCGCTGATCCTGGTCCGCCAGGAAACCTCCCCCGAGGACATCGAGGGCATGGTCATCTCCAAGGGCGTCCTCACGTCCCGCGGCGGCATGACCTCGCACGCGGCCGTCGTCGCCCGCGGCATGGGCACCTGCTGCGTCGCCGGCGCCGGCGAAGTCAAGGTCAACGTCGAGGAACGGTACTTCGAGGTCGGCGGAAAACGCTACGTCGAAGGGGACTGGATCTCGCTCGACGGTTCCACCGGCAAGATCTACGGCGAGAAGATCGCCACCATCGACGCCACCGTCTCGGGCGACTTCGCC
This genomic interval from Candidatus Izemoplasmatales bacterium contains the following:
- the ppdK gene encoding pyruvate, phosphate dikinase, with the protein product MTKYVYLFQEGQASMRNLLGGKGANLAEMTNLGMPVPYGFTVTTEACTRYYQDGRAIVPEIEQEINDNLHKIEKMAGKTFGDNANPFLVSVRSGARASMPGMMDTILNLGLNDVAVEGLAKQTGNPRFAYDSYRRFIQMFSDVVMEVEKHHFDAILEAKKHEMNVKQDTELTAEDLKAIVKAYKAKYLAIKGEPFPQDPKVQLIEAVKAVFRSWDNPRANTYRRLNNIPYEWGTAVNVQSMVFGNMGDDSGTGVAFSRNPANGENVLYGEYLFNAQGEDVVAGIRTPKPISELKKDNPRLYDEFFAIAKKLENHYKDMQDMEFTIERGKLFMLQTRNGKRTAQAALKIAIDLVKEGMLDEKQALLKVEPSQLDSLLHPQFDPAALKKAQVIATGLNASPGAATGRIAFTAERAAELKKLDNRPLILVRQETSPEDIEGMVISKGVLTSRGGMTSHAAVVARGMGTCCVAGAGEVKVNVEERYFEVGGKRYVEGDWISLDGSTGKIYGEKIATIDATVSGDFATLMAWADKYRALKVRTNADNPRDARVAYRFGAEGIGLCRTEHMFFEPDRIPAVREMIISSTVEERERALAKLLPMQKKDFIGLYEEMHGFPVTIRYLDPPLHEFLPTEKEDIEELAKTMGITYEQLNNTVKGLHETNPMMGHRGLRLAVSYPEIAVMQTRAVIEAAIDVNARGGKVVPEIMIPITCDTKELKYVKDIVVKTADEIIAKAGVDLHYYVGTMIEIPRAALLADEIAKEAEFFSFGTNDLTQMTYGFSRDDAGKFLGDYYAKKIFESDPFAHIDTKGVGKLMKMAAELGRSVRPELKLGICGEHGGDPISVEFCHSIGLTYVSCSPFRVPLARLAAAHANIKNPRN